cttttctgatgagagcaacttttgcatctcatttggaaaccaaggacccagagtctggaggaagaatggagaggcacacaatgcaagatgcttgaagtccagtgtgaagtttccacagtctgtgttgatttggggagccatgtcatctcctggtgttggtccactgtgcttcattaggtccagggtcaacgcagccgtctatcaggagattttggagcacttcatgcttccttccgcagacgagctgtatggggatgctgacttcattttccagcaggacttggcacctgcccacactgccaaaagtaccaaaacctggttcaatgaccatgggattattgtgcttgattggccagcaaactcgcctgacctgaaccccatagagaatctatggggcattgccaagagaaggatgagagacatgagaccaaacaatgcagaagagctgaaggctgctattgaagcatcctggtcttccataacacctcagcagtgccacaggctgatagcatccatgccacgccacactgaggcagtaattgctgcaaaaggggcccaaaccaagtactgaatacatatgcatgcttatacttttcagaggtccgatattgttctatttacaatccttgttttattggtttcatgtaatattctaattttctgggattgtggatttggggttctcatgagctgtacgccatgatcatcacaattataacaaattaaggcttgacttatcttgctttgcatgtaatgtgactATCTCATATCagtttaaccttttaatttgcattactgaaattaatgaacttttgcacgatattctaatttttcgagttcaacctgtatatcatgtcccaataggccttagccttcctacaggtccaccacatatgaaaaaaggttccttcagagtgtccacatttccaacatttgtttgaaacatttttatacattagtgccagtttttttggtgtcaaataccatctatacatcattttatagtaattttcttttaaaacataacatgcagtgaactttaaatcagttttccataatttttcccatgctgccatttctatattgcaccccgcaacttgagcccactttaccatagtcgttttaaccacttcatctcttgtctcttccaaaagcaagagcttatacattttaggaactaatttttcatcattttcacatagctccttctcaaatctcgacatctgatcctcaaatccaactttaagatccttcttataaacttcatttagctgatggtactgaaaccaatcactgaccaaattttgtacttcagttaaactttttagcttacagtccttttcttgaaaatataacagatccctataagtaccccattgcatttgcatatttacttctttacgtgttaAAGCTTcgatcggagatacccataacggagttttaggttccagccaatttttatattttagccagtCCCTCATTaagctccttcttacatagtgattcaaaaaatatttatgtattttactttttttgtaccacaaatatgaatgccatccaaaccttctatcaaatccttccagatcaaatattctaggatttcttaatgttatccattcttttaaccacgtcaaacgaACAGCaacaaaatacaaccttaagtctggtagggtaagaccacctctttcctttgcatctgttaaattctgaaaattaattcttggtttttctcttgccaaacaaacttagttatgtccttctgccattgtttaaaacaagttaaagtgttgcTTATAGGAataatctgaaaaagaaataacattttaggcaagacattcattttcaccactgaaattcttcccattaaagaaaTTCATATTGGACAATCTTTGTAGAtcagttttcactgtattccatattttaatataattatttgagaacaacaaagaattattgtttgtcagccaaacccccagatatttaattttcttctccactttcaattcgcttATTTCATAGAGTCTATccttggatttctggtccatattttttgtcaacaccttcgttttagtcttatttatataaaacccagccaattggcagAATTCTTCTATTTTTTCTAAGAGCCTTCTGATCTTCTCTAATGATTTtcaagaaaaaacaccacatcatctgcaAAAGATCTAAGTTTATACTCCGGTTTCCCTACTTTCGGACCTTGTATTTGTTCATCTTCTctgatatttctacaaagcacttccagaactaatataaaaagtaatggagaaagtggacaaccttgtctagttcctttttgtattttacaattatttgatagttccccatttataataattttagcatattgctccgaaaaTGATCCTAGGCAGGACCTAGGCAGAACTCGTCATCTGCCACAATTCATCTTTCACTACCAAAATCtaaaataggaatgtgcatgaaacagattttgcattttatttcgagctgaaaacaaaacacagaaagtGACAACGTTTCATCAGAACCGctggttgttttgatgaaacataaCTCGAAAATtttcgagtgtttcagccatagacaACAatagggaaacttgaaacacacTATGGGTAGCTCCCAGGTGCATGAAATGTTTCAAATCGAAATGGGGTTCCTTTGTTCAGAGCTTGAAAAggccctttaaataaaaggaattttgtttcaagtttgaagGACTCAAAACACCCCTTGCAAGACAAAACCTCCTGacactgaaacattttgcaccTCCTTAGCCTGAAATTGTATTTTAATGAACAAAAAGCTGATACTTCAAGGAAAAAATGTACTAGATGTTTCCCTTGAACAcacaatctcacacacacacacacacacacacacacacttacttctcaAGAGACCCACCACAAATGAAGAGATGgcccaataaaatccaaaaacAAAGACTTcagtggtggggagaggaaaaccTTTCAGTCTACTGGTGTCAGACATCAGACCTTGAACTACTTTGAAGGGCCACTACCATGGCTTTAAGATACTTCCCTGCATCCATTTACAGAGGGGGTCTGCCTACCCAATTATAGATATATGGTTGGGTGGGGATTTGGCCCTTTCTTTCTTCACTAATTCCCACAGTACTCAGAGGATGCAAATGCCAAGCAGGGTGACCCCTCCCTCACGGGTGGGTTTCTGGCAGGAGGTTTTCTGTAGGTTGTTGGGTGGTTACTGAGGGTATGCTGTGGTGCTGAGACGCCGTTTCCGCCACCATTTCCACACTGTGCAGCTGAAGGTGATCCTACTGAGCAATGAATGTGCCACAATCCATCCTACATCACAACAGTCTAAAACGGGCCAATGAACTgcattgttgatttttaaaaagatctatTTGAAGAAAATAGCACAGAAAATAGAAATGTGAGGGATTTCCATGTACTAGACATTTTCCCTTGTCCTAACACAAGGATTGCCCAATAAAATCCAACCCCGAAGTCTGAGGGCAGGTGGGTAAGAGACAAAACCCTGCCAGTCTACTGGTGTCACACACCAAATGTTAACTACTATAAAGGGCcatacttgattagcaagccagaggttgccggttcgaatccccgctgctactacaACTATATCAGgtggcagcagcgacataggaagatgctgatagacATAGGTGGTTGCTGAGGGTAAGCTGTgcagaagacaatggtaaacccctcctgtagcctaccaaagacaaccacaggatctgtggtcgccaggagtcgaaaccgactccaCAGCAAACTTTATCATGGCTTTAAAAACCCTCCATGAAAGTTGAACCTACAGAGGGTGTCTGCCTACCGAATACCAGATTTGGGATCCTGGTTTTGACAAAGGTTTCCGAAGTGGTTAACATAGGGACGTACAaacgaaataaataaaatggatccctctccacaggtggctcacaatattttttttagttaagtaggacaccagcaacagccactggagggatgctgtgctggggatggataaggtcaattgctctccccctgctaaataaagataaccaCCCCtctaaaaaggcaccttttgggCTCACTTAGCAAGGGACAAGCAATGGTTGGATATAGGGTTGTTATGGACCACTTAAATACAAATTGAGTAAAATAATGTGACTTTATTAGAAAGCACAGTAAAAACATTCCAATACtgagattaaaaaacaactaaaaagcaGCAAACATTTCTGTTCCACTGCAGCTGAATGCTCGGATGCCTCAAAAGATGATAGCTGCAATGCCAGCTTGCAATGCCATCAATAGGAAAAGCTTCAGATCACATTTATCTTCCTTTTTTAAtcaaagcatttaaaaacattGAACCCAGTTCAatatacaatttttttaaaaccacaattaaaaccacCATGGAGTTCCTCATTGAGCAGCCCCTTAAATGTGCTCGAGACCATGAAGCTCCCACGGCTCAGAAGTGTAGAACACTCAAGGTCATAGTTACATGGTGACAAATCAAAAAGTAGCATGTGTTGTGACAGAAGCTCTTTCCAAACTCCAAGTAGTCAGGTTTGCTCTTCTTTGTGTATTTTTTCTCATGTTCCTTTAGACTTGATTCATTGTCAAAGCTCTCACTAGAATGCAGGCATTCGTACAATGTCTCCCTTCTGTGACTTCTTTCATGTGCATGAAGGGGTGATTAAGGATAGAAACTCTCTCCACCCTCCAAGCATATCTATGGTGTCTTCACTTCATGagttctttgatgtctagtaaaCTGCGGTTTCCGAGTGAAGCTTTTTCCGCACATTGGGCAGGACAATTTCTCCCTTGTGTGGGTTCTTTCATGTCTAGTAAGATCAGATTTCTGagcaaagctttttccacactgtgAGCAtaaatatggtttctcccctgtgtgggttctttcatGTTTAGTAAGAGTACTTTTCtgagtgaagcttttcccacactgcaagcatgaaaatggtttctcccctgtgtgggttctttgatgtctagtaagaGTACTTTTCTGAGTGTAGCTTTTCCCACACTGCAAACATgaaaatggtttctcccctgtgtgggttctttgatgtgtaGTAAGAGTAACTTTTTGAGTGAAGCTTCTCCCACACTGCAAACAGGTGTAtggcttttctcctgtgtggattcttgaATGGGTAGTAAGGTTTTCGATAGAAGAAAAACTCTTCCCACACTGaaagcatgtatatggcttctctcctgtgtgggttctttcatGTCGAGTAAGTTCTTGGCACCGCCTGAAGGTCTTTCCACACATGGAACACATATGTAGTTTCTCACCTGTGTGAGTTATTTGATGTTTAGTGAGTTGTGAATTCCTCTTGAAGGTTTTGCTACAGACTGAGCATTGATATGTGATATGTTCTCTGTGAAGTGTTTGCTGTCTAGTAAGGTACCTCACAAGCCTTCCTTTCTTAGATCGGTGGGCTATTGGGGGGCCTGTTGATATTTGGTCCTCCATGTTAACGTTACCAGCATAGCTACAGACAATAGGCAGCCCGAGAATAAATGAGAGCAGTCCAGATTGGTGTACTGAGGTTCTTCCTGGGGGGAGTGGAATAGAAGAGAAGGAACACAGGTAATCAATTCACCTCCAATATGGGAGTGACATCTCATTTTTAGAAACCCTGCAGAAATGTTACAGATATGCAAAGTACAATCATGTATTTGAGCCCATGGCAGAGAGAACGAGAGGTTCAGTCCAGTGCAGTTGGGCAAAATCATAATGAGGAAAACCCAGGAAAACACCTGTTCTGGTACCAACagcagaggcaggagcaggaaGATGTGGTGGAATTGAATGAAGGATACAGTATTAATTATCTCCCTTATGGGGCGTTTGTCTCTGCAGGGGCATTGGGGTTGGCCCATGAACCAAGTTTTTTCTTAGCCtattggattattattttttaatccagTAATATTCCCTGCTTGGCAAGAATGTAATTTTTGGTTAACCTACCAGATTCCAGTACAGTAGTAAACCTTTCTGATGGGTAATATTTTATGATGGACTAGAATGACTTCTTTCAGCACCCATTCACATTTCAAGATCAGGGGGAGCTTTTCTGAAGTACTGGCTTGCTGAAGTACTGGGCCATAATTTCTCATTATTCTGTCAGGATAAGGGCACTGGCTAGGAATTGAGACTGAGCTGAGCGTGCTCTTTTCATGCCAAttctccaggcattgcaaagcacTTGAAATTTGCCTTAACACACAACACCACTGTAgtctttccctcttttcatttCAGAGTTATTTGGATGCCAAATAGCACAAACAACACTATCTAAGGCTTTTTGGAGACCTGGATTGGTTTCCTTAGGAGCCTTTGGTGACAGGCGGTCTAAAGGTATACTTAATAGATATTTCATGCCTACCAAATGACTCCGAGCCTCATATTTGCCGAGATGCTTCAAGAAGCCTGTACAGGTTACTTGGAGTTCCAAGATCAGCTAGAAAGGTAAGGAATAAATAGTCAGGCtgcaaatctttctctctcttctgcagCTGCCACAAAGCCTAACCAAAGGCTCCCACGAggacttcccccaccccaggattttaattgcagaaagttccaagctcTCCCACCTCTTGCCCTGCCACGAGGGACGTCTATTCCTTTCTCTGCCTACCCGTATTCCTCCCTCTCCAGGCAAGGATTCCCTTGTTTCATCTCTTTTCTTTGGGAAAGGAAACTTACCAAATTCCCACAGAATTAAGGAAGACGGGCTCATCAGGATCCAACCCCAGAGAAGAAAAAGCAGCCACTACAGCAAGGCAGGAGATGGGAAATTTATGCAAGAGAGCAGCCAGAGATTTCAATGCCTCCACCCTCCACAATATGCTCAGGTTAAAAGGAGCCAGCTGTTAGTTGTTTCTTTGAGGCTTGCAGTGCTTTCTGGGACTTGTACTTCACAGCAAGAAGAAAGCAAAGGCAGGTGGGGACCCATACCCTGCTTGGGGAAGCAAAATCAAAACAGCCAAGAATGTCCCCAGCtcagtttcccctgctaactgatcaaagaggcacctttctaaagtgatggttctctttattgagcagggggagagcaactggccctatccaggcccagcacagcatctcttcagtggctgttgctggtgtctctcctgtctttctttttagactctcTAGAAAGAGGGGAGTCTTCCTACCAATTACTggaagctttcccagacagcagactttaccgtgggtttactgagaggctttactccAAGTTCAAAATTTCCCCGGAGAGCTGactcaaaaagtggatttttttcttttacccagatataaatcgggcaatGCTTGAATGTGCattgaaaaccccaaattgtgtgtgaagtactccttgatagctcgcagggacttctgggtaaatttGGCAGGTATGTGAACACACTCCTCCATTCCTGAGGAGATGAGAACTAAAGGCCAGGCATGAAAAACCAGAATTTCtcattgttggggtttgtgattatttagcaaagtgccaaggaaccTACCACTCCAGAGGAACCTACCACTCCAGATGGCATTGGCCACCCAATCATATTTCCATCAcgatggggctcaatttgtaccagcagcccttaagCTATTTATAGTtaaagcctgctctcagttgctctATGGGTCGCAGCTGGGCCCGTATACTAACTCCATACCTCTAGAGGTAGCTCAGACAAAGTTTTTGAGATCTAttttacagatccctagatgtgttcccaatgtaatattgagggttgaaactggtatgcctaagatggaagcccggatgtggttttccattctcagcttctggttaagattgtctttcttttctacaggccttgctcacctcatttttattgataaatttaattctagttggaagcagtcaatatctcgccaaataagtttatatggctttagtctgGATGGTTTATTAGAAATGGGGTTTTTTCGCGCAAGactgatatggaaatgcagactgatcgatctttaatctccaaagaagttttcctagttctacaaatgtataatactaaacctgcgaattacctggaTAAGATTACCATTACAAAGTATCGCAGGATGTTCACACTGGTTCACacatttaatgtgctaccttcagctgaactagaaggtaaatttagagggataccaaaagagcagagaccatgcccttgtggctctggagaacaggagtctatctttcatattttactccgctgtctcttctatagggactttcgaacttgttatatttcctcattactgactgatttcccatgacatacagatgtattttacgtcaactatctgttctcagatcagaaggaggaagtaacatttaaagttgctatgttctgtgaggcagctaagaatgctagacagcagatggtaaaccagattatgcaaatGGGAAAcagctgattaggatgagtctaTGTTTCTGTTTATATCATGTATATATTatatcatgtgtattattatgtatgttttaaattttggactatgaccgtaaataaacatgattgattgattgaagtaaCACGCATGgcgatcactgtagagtctaaactaaattagtttattggtgaagtacatttgagatgggaaagacctctcctatctatcagctacataatgaataggtagggggagagagattattattattacatttatatcccgctcttcctccaaagagcctggagaggtgtactacattcttgagtttctctttcacaacaaccctgtgaagtaggttaggctgagagagaagtgactggcccagagtcacccagctagtatcacggctgaatggggttttgaactcgggtctccccagtcctagtccagcactctaaccactacaccacgctgaagaggactgactcactcaggaagtacctgaggagtcaaagcaggagtcatagagtagatGGAAGCAACGAATAGTAAgtagaccctcactaactacctctactcccagtgcccgtagtggtcattaggatagttggtgcatcACCAACAGAAAcaattccatctccaacaggaacaactcctgcagatgttgcctaaactcccatcatacctgactactAGCTACTGTGACAGTAATGCGAGTTGTAGGCCCAAACTAGCAGGATAGTCAAAGCTGTTGACATCATAGCTTGATTATGGCTATGATGTACCAGCTCCTGCTCCTTCTATGATGactaatatttgtatactgcttttcggcaaaagtccccaaagcggtttacatagagatataaataataaatacataagatggatcccttaaAAAgctcaaaatatatattttaaagcctTTTTCAAAAAGCCACTGGACGGATACTGTCCTGTgattggatagggccggttgtgGGTTTGGGCTGGGACTGAACAACTTTGGCCCAGAATCAGATGTtacctacaacttccatcatacctgactattggccactttggtagggaatgatgggaattgtggtaCAAAACTAGCTGGGGATCTAAAGCTGTGCAGCTCTGGGCTGGGACAACAACAACAGGGATTATCATCATGCCCGGATAACGGATTTCCTGACAGCATATGCTgctaagatgatgatgatgctgaagCATATTTATACCATgacctccaaagggctcaccttctaaaaagaaacataagatagacaccagcaactgccactgcagggatgctgtgctggggatggatagggtcagttgctctccccctgctaaataaagagaatcacccctttgaaaAGGCATCATTTTGCTCTATTAGCAAGGGACATGCAATGGTTGGAAACAGGCTTGTTACATGGGCCACTGGAATACAAACCGAGAAAAATAATTCAACTTTATTATTAAGCACAGAAAATACATTACAatactgctatttttaaaaacctctaaaaagcaGCTCACTTTTCTGTTCCACTGCAGCTGAATGCTCGGATGCCTCAGAAGATGATCGCTGCAATTACTCCATCAATGGGAAAAGCTTCAGATcacatttctcccccttcttaaTCAAAGCACTTAAAAACATTGAACCCAGCACAATAAAATACACAACTAAAACCACCAGGGAGCTCATCATTGAGAAGCCACTTAAAAATGCTGAATCACAGGGCTCGGAAATGAAGAACACTCAAAGGACATAATTAGTTTGGGACAAACAGGTTGCAATTTTGCCTGTGTGGATTTCTTGAAGCGAAAAGCAGTATGTGTTGTGACTGacactctttccacactccaaataGTTACGTTTCCTCTTCTGTGTGTATTGTAATTTCTTCATTAAGGAGCCCTCATCATAAAGGCTCCTGCCAGAATAAAAGTGTCTGTAAAAACATCTCTCTTCTAAGGTTTAGTTTATGTGCATGGTGGATTGATTAAGGACAGAAACTTTCTCCACCCTCCAAGCCTTTCTAAGGTTTCTTCATTTCATGGGTCATTTGATGTCCAGTAAGATGTTGTTTCAGagcaaagcttttcccacagtgtGAGCATGTGTAGGGCTTTTCTCCTGTGTGAGTTCTTTCATGTCTAGTAAGATCAGTTTTATGAGCAAAGCTTTTTTGACACTGTGAGCATGaatatggtttttcccctgtgtgggttcGTTCATGTATAATAAGATTTGTTTTCTGagcaaagctttttccacactgcaAACATGTGTAGGGCTTTTCTccggtgtggattctttgatgtctagtaagatCAATTTTATACGCAAAATCTTTTCCACACTGTGCGCAtgaatatggtttctcccctgtgtgggttctttgatgtctagtaagatCAGTTTGCTGAGCAAAGCATTTTCCACACTGCGAacatgtatatggcttctcccctgtgtgggtttcTGAATGGGCAATAAGGTTTTCGATATGAGGAAatctccttccacactccaagcatttatatggtttcactCCTTTATGGGTTCTTTTGTGTATAGTAAGCTTTAGATGCCGTCTGAAGGCCTTTCCACACACAGAACACCTATAGAGTGTCTCTTCTGTGTGGGTTCTTAGATGTCTAGTAAGCTGTGGGCACCTCCTGAAGGTTTTGTCACACACTGAGCATCTATATCTTCTCTCTGTTCCGAGAAGCCTAGTAAGGTACCTCAAAACCTTCTCTTTTGTTGATGGCTGGGCTCTGGGCTCTTGCTTGGAAGTAGCCAAGAGTGCTTCAGGATCATTGCAGAGTGAAGTCCCCTGAACGTCATGAGGGCCATCACCTGTTTCTACTGACCTTTCCCCTATTGGGGGGCCTGTGGGGTTTTGGTCCTCCATTGGTCCCCTCAAAAATGAAGCTGCTGACTACAGTCAGCCCCAGGATAAATGACAGGGGTCCAGTCTGCTGTGTTGAGGCTCTTCATCTGGAAATGGGAAGAGGAGAATGAACATAGGTAGACAAGTGACCACCAATATGCAGtgacaaatctatctatctatccttctgtcaaatttgtacaccgccccaaaccttcatctctgggcggttaagaATACATAAAACTAGTTATAGcttaaaacaattaaggcaatctaaaaattaaaaacaggttaaaacctaaaaaattaaaaagctggaaaagcttggctgaagaggtgggttttcaagtgctttttaaaaaatgttatttttagatACCCTGATGTGAAAACATCACTTCTGGTACCAACAGCAGAGGCAGGACCAGGAAGCTATCATGGAGTTGAATAATATATACAAAATAAATTATCTCCTTTATGGGTCTACAATCACTGGGCATCATTGGGGGTGGGGTATGgccccccaatgaattgcttagAGCCCCCCAATCTCTTCAGCCCAGGGCTGGTGTATTGATACTTTATCTTCGCCTGTCCAATATTTGTTTACCCAGTAATATTTTCTGATGGACCAGAACATAATTTTCCATTACCCAGTCAGATTTCAGTATAGAGGTATgtttttctgatgggtaatgttttatGATTGACGAGACTGACCTTTTTCAGCACCCATTCACATTTCAATACGAGGGGAAGCTCTTCTGATGGCTAATGTTTGCTGATGTACTGTGCCATAATTTCTCATTCCGTTGGATTTCAGTATTTTCCAATCATGTATTCTGAgggtaaaggtaacgtgtgccgttgagtcagtgttgactcctggcatgTGGTTGTCCTTGATAAAATACCGGAggactttaccattgccatttcctgcgcaCTATGTGATGATTGTTGGAAACggaattccagtgcattgacctttggCACCAATAGTTTCAATACTAGGGGAAGCTATTCTGATGTTTAAAGTTTGCTGATGTGCTGTACTGTGCCATAAtttctcattctctctcagcccaacctacttcacagggttgttgtgaaagagaaactcaagtatgtagtacaccgctctaggctccttggaggaagagcgggatataaatgtaaaaattaataataataataataataataataatttgagtaTTTTCCATTCATGTAATTCTGAgggtaaaggtagagtgtgccctcgatcggtgtcagctcctggcgcccacagagccctgtggttgtctttgggtaaatacaggaggggtttaccattgcattctTCCGCACAAGCCACACAATCTGCTTCTTTTCTGTAGAAGATGAGTTTGTTCCCTTAGGAGCCTTTGGGGTTAGACGGTCTACATTTGTATTTGCTAAGTAATGTATGCCTAGCACTAGGCTACTAGCAGCCATTCTAACCAAAACGTGTAGTAGAGGCTCCTTGGAGTTCCAAGACAAGTCTAAGAAATACTTTATCCGGCTGCAATTCTTCTCTCTGTGTTTTGGGCCACCAAGGTGCTGCTTCTATCAAGCCTCCCACAAGAACATCCCCCACCCCAGGATTTTAAATGCAGAAAGCAACAAGCCCTCCCTCTTTGTTCCCTGCCACAAGGGAAGTCTATGCCTCTCTCTACCTAGCACTATACCTCCTTCTCCAGGCAGGGATTCCCTGGTTGCTTCTTTTTGG
Above is a window of Hemicordylus capensis ecotype Gifberg chromosome 2, rHemCap1.1.pri, whole genome shotgun sequence DNA encoding:
- the LOC128342170 gene encoding gastrula zinc finger protein XlCGF17.1-like, producing the protein MEDQNPTGPPIGERSVETGDGPHDVQGTSLCNDPEALLATSKQEPRAQPSTKEKVLRYLTRLLGTERRYRCSVCDKTFRRCPQLTRHLRTHTEETLYRCSVCGKAFRRHLKLTIHKRTHKGVKPYKCLECGRRFPHIENLIAHSETHTGEKPYTCSQCGKCFAQQTDLTRHQRTHTGEKPYSCAQCGKDFAYKIDLTRHQRIHTGEKPYTCLQCGKSFAQKTNLIIHERTHTGEKPYSCSQCQKSFAHKTDLTRHERTHTGEKPYTCSHCGKSFALKQHLTGHQMTHEMKKP